The proteins below come from a single Polymorphobacter fuscus genomic window:
- the rpsJ gene encoding 30S ribosomal protein S10, with product MDTQNIRIRLKAFDHRVLDMATGEIADTAKRTGAAIRGPIPLPTRFERFTVNRSPHVDKKSREQFEVRTYKRLLDIVDPTPQTVDALMKLDLAAGVDIEIKLGK from the coding sequence ATGGACACGCAGAACATTCGCATCCGCCTGAAGGCTTTTGATCACCGTGTGCTCGATATGGCCACGGGCGAGATCGCCGACACGGCGAAGCGTACCGGTGCTGCCATCCGCGGCCCGATCCCGCTGCCGACGCGCTTCGAGCGGTTCACCGTCAACCGGTCGCCGCACGTCGACAAGAAGAGCCGCGAACAGTTCGAAGTCCGGACCTACAAGCGCCTTCTGGATATCGTCGACCCGACCCCGCAGACCGTGGACGCGCTGATGAAGCTCGACCTGGCTGCCGGTGTCGATATCGAGATCAAGCTCGGCAAATAA
- the rplC gene encoding 50S ribosomal protein L3 gives MRTGVIAKKMGMTRVFRDDGRHVPVTVLALENNQVISVRTTDVDGYVAVQLGAGTKKAKNTTKPERGHFGKAEVEPKAKVAEFRVSEDALLETGATISADHFVPGQLVDVTGVTQGKGFQGGMKRWGFGGLRATHGVSVSHRSLGSTGQRQDPGKVFKGKKMAGHMGDKQRTQQNLEIVSTDVERGLLFVHGSVPGSKGGWLLIKDAIKVARHADAPYPASLKTAANDVAPIEVADAPVEVDATENTEA, from the coding sequence ATGCGCACAGGCGTGATCGCGAAGAAGATGGGGATGACGCGGGTTTTCCGCGACGATGGCCGGCACGTTCCGGTCACGGTCCTCGCTCTCGAGAACAATCAGGTTATTTCGGTTCGCACCACGGATGTGGACGGCTATGTTGCTGTCCAGCTCGGTGCCGGGACCAAGAAGGCCAAGAACACCACCAAGCCGGAGCGCGGCCATTTCGGCAAGGCCGAAGTCGAGCCCAAGGCCAAGGTCGCCGAATTCCGCGTGTCGGAAGACGCGCTGCTCGAAACCGGCGCCACCATCTCTGCTGACCACTTTGTTCCGGGCCAGCTGGTCGACGTCACCGGCGTTACCCAGGGCAAGGGCTTCCAGGGCGGCATGAAGCGCTGGGGCTTCGGTGGTCTGCGTGCCACCCACGGCGTCTCGGTCTCGCACCGTTCGCTCGGTTCGACCGGGCAGCGCCAGGATCCGGGCAAGGTCTTCAAGGGCAAGAAGATGGCCGGTCACATGGGTGACAAGCAGCGCACCCAGCAGAATCTGGAAATCGTCTCGACCGATGTCGAGCGTGGTCTGTTGTTCGTCCACGGCTCGGTGCCGGGGTCGAAGGGCGGTTGGCTGTTGATCAAGGATGCGATCAAGGTGGCGCGTCACGCCGATGCGCCTTATCCGGCGTCGCTCAAGACTGCTGCAAATGACGTTGCTCCGATCGAAGTCGCTGATGCGCCGGTCGAAGTCGACGCCACCGAAAACACGGAGGCCTGA
- a CDS encoding 50S ribosomal protein L23 — protein sequence MAKAPTKTGAIELKHYDIVVKPVITEKSTLVSEYNQVVFKVANGASKPEIKAAIEALFSVKVLSVNTLIQKGKTKRWKGKEYRRSDEKKAIVTLADGDRIDVTTGI from the coding sequence ATGGCTAAGGCACCCACCAAGACCGGGGCGATCGAGCTCAAGCACTACGACATCGTGGTGAAGCCGGTCATCACCGAAAAGTCGACGCTGGTCAGCGAATACAACCAGGTTGTGTTCAAGGTCGCCAACGGCGCGTCGAAGCCCGAGATCAAGGCCGCCATCGAAGCGCTGTTCAGCGTCAAGGTGCTCAGCGTCAACACGCTGATCCAGAAGGGCAAGACCAAGCGCTGGAAGGGCAAGGAATATCGTCGTTCCGACGAAAAGAAAGCGATCGTGACGCTCGCCGACGGCGACCGGATCGACGTGACCACGGGGATCTGA
- the rplD gene encoding 50S ribosomal protein L4 → MKVQVKTLAAADAGEIELSDAVFGKEPRLDILHRVVTWQLEKRRGTARGARERSDVRRTGKKLGNQKGGGTARHGNRAAPQFIGGGKAHGPRVRDFNPGLNKKIRTLGLATALSVKAAEGKLLIIEDLAISEARTKAFITVMAGLGITNGLFIDGAEVNASFRHASANVPHIDVLPAIGANVYDILNHDTLVLTRAAVQALEARVNG, encoded by the coding sequence ATGAAGGTTCAGGTCAAAACCCTGGCCGCGGCGGATGCCGGCGAGATCGAATTGTCGGATGCCGTCTTCGGCAAGGAACCGCGGCTCGACATTCTGCACCGCGTCGTCACCTGGCAGCTCGAAAAGCGTCGTGGCACTGCACGCGGCGCACGTGAGCGTTCCGATGTGCGGCGTACCGGCAAGAAGCTGGGCAACCAGAAGGGCGGCGGTACGGCGCGCCACGGCAACCGTGCAGCACCGCAATTCATCGGCGGCGGCAAGGCCCATGGCCCGCGTGTCCGCGACTTCAACCCGGGTCTCAACAAGAAGATCCGCACCCTTGGTCTCGCCACCGCGTTGTCGGTCAAGGCGGCCGAAGGCAAGTTGCTGATCATCGAGGATCTGGCGATCAGCGAAGCACGCACCAAGGCCTTCATCACCGTGATGGCGGGCCTTGGCATCACCAACGGCCTGTTCATCGACGGTGCCGAGGTCAATGCCAGCTTCCGCCACGCTTCGGCGAATGTTCCGCACATCGACGTGCTGCCGGCGATCGGCGCCAACGTCTATGACATCCTCAACCACGACACGCTGGTCCTGACCCGCGCTGCCGTCCAGGCACTGGAGGCCCGGGTCAATGGCTAA
- the rpsS gene encoding 30S ribosomal protein S19 gives MSRSVWKGPFVDLNVLKKAEAAQAGGGGRGPIKTWSRRSTILPSFVGLTFSVYNGKKFIPVSVNEDMVGMKLGEFAPTRNFPGHAADKKGKR, from the coding sequence ATGAGCCGTTCCGTCTGGAAGGGTCCGTTCGTGGACCTCAACGTCCTGAAGAAGGCCGAAGCCGCACAGGCTGGCGGTGGTGGCCGTGGTCCGATCAAGACCTGGTCGCGCCGTTCCACCATCCTGCCGTCGTTTGTCGGCCTGACCTTCAGCGTCTACAATGGCAAGAAGTTCATCCCGGTCTCGGTCAACGAGGACATGGTCGGCATGAAGCTGGGTGAATTCGCGCCGACGCGCAACTTCCCCGGCCACGCCGCCGACAAGAAGGGCAAGCGCTGA
- the rplB gene encoding 50S ribosomal protein L2: MALKNYNPTSPGRRGLILVDRSGLFKGRPVKALTEGLRKSGGRNNMGHATARGIAGGHKQLYRIVDFKRRTWDVTASVERLEYDPNRSAFIALVKYPDGNQQYIIAPQRLAVGDVVTAGKKVDVKPGNAMEIGSMPVGTIVHNVELKPGKGGQLARAAGTFVQVVGRDKGMVIIRLNSGEQRYVRSECMATVGAVSNPDNSNQNLGKAGRNRWLGHRPLTRGVAKNPVDHPHGGGEGRTSGGRHPVTPWGKPTKGAKTRSNKSTDRMIIRSRHAKKKR, translated from the coding sequence ATGGCATTGAAGAACTACAATCCGACGAGCCCGGGCCGCCGCGGCCTGATCCTCGTCGACCGTTCGGGCCTGTTCAAGGGTCGTCCGGTCAAGGCGCTGACCGAAGGTCTGCGCAAGTCGGGTGGCCGCAACAACATGGGCCATGCGACGGCGCGCGGCATCGCCGGTGGCCACAAGCAGCTGTATCGCATCGTCGATTTCAAGCGCCGCACCTGGGACGTCACGGCGTCGGTCGAGCGTCTGGAATATGACCCCAACCGTTCGGCATTCATCGCGCTGGTGAAATATCCCGATGGCAACCAGCAGTATATCATCGCGCCGCAGCGCCTCGCCGTCGGCGATGTCGTCACCGCCGGCAAGAAGGTCGACGTCAAGCCCGGCAATGCGATGGAAATCGGCTCGATGCCGGTTGGCACCATCGTTCACAATGTCGAGCTGAAGCCCGGCAAGGGTGGCCAGCTGGCACGTGCCGCCGGCACGTTCGTGCAGGTTGTCGGTCGTGACAAGGGCATGGTCATCATCCGCCTCAACTCGGGTGAGCAGCGTTATGTGCGTTCGGAATGCATGGCCACCGTCGGTGCCGTGTCGAACCCGGACAACAGCAACCAGAACCTTGGCAAGGCCGGCCGCAACCGCTGGCTGGGCCATCGCCCGCTGACGCGTGGTGTTGCCAAGAACCCGGTCGACCATCCGCACGGCGGTGGTGAAGGCCGGACCTCGGGCGGCCGCCATCCGGTGACGCCATGGGGCAAGCCGACCAAGGGTGCCAAGACGCGTTCGAACAAGTCGACCGACCGGATGATCATCCGTTCGCGTCACGCCAAGAAGAAGAGGTAA
- the rplV gene encoding 50S ribosomal protein L22 gives MSKPKSPRKVGDREALAVATSIRGSAYKLNLVAGLIRGRKVGDALNILQFSTKAMAIDVRKVLASAVANAENNHNLDVDALIVKEASVGKALVMKRFTPRARGRAARIEKPFSRLRVVVREMGAENDSAAGSEA, from the coding sequence ATGTCGAAGCCGAAATCTCCCCGCAAGGTCGGCGACCGTGAAGCGCTGGCCGTTGCCACCTCGATCCGTGGCTCGGCCTACAAGCTGAACCTGGTTGCAGGGCTCATTCGCGGCCGCAAGGTCGGCGATGCGCTCAACATCCTGCAGTTCTCGACGAAGGCGATGGCCATCGACGTGCGCAAGGTGCTGGCCTCGGCCGTCGCCAATGCCGAAAACAACCACAACCTCGATGTCGACGCGCTGATCGTCAAGGAAGCCAGCGTCGGCAAGGCGCTGGTGATGAAGCGCTTCACGCCGCGTGCCCGTGGTCGCGCTGCCCGCATCGAAAAGCCGTTCAGCCGCCTGCGCGTCGTCGTCCGCGAAATGGGCGCCGAAAACGATAGCGCCGCTGGGAGCGAAGCATAA